AGCAGCGCCAACTGCCGGGCACCGATGACGACCAGCGTTCCGAGGATGATCCCCGTCGCCAGCGAGATCCGGAAGGTCTGCCACCCGTACTTCTCGGCGGTGTCCTCGTCGTCGTTACCGAGCGCTTGGCCGACCAACGTGCTCGACGCCGTCGCGTACCCGAACGCCGGCATTCGGGCCAGCGTCACGATCCGGCGACCGATGGCGTACGCGGCCACGACGTTCGTTCCCAGTGCGCCGAGGACGAACAGAAACGGAAATCGCGCGGCGATCCCCGCGACTTTTGTTCCCGAGAGCGGCAGGCTCACGCGGACGATCTCGCGGACAATCGCGAGATCGACGTGAGGTCCCGAGAGGTTCAACTCGATGCCGAACCGCCCCGAGAGGAACGCGGCGGTGAATATCACGGCTTGGAGGGCGTTGGCGACCGCGGTGCCGATCGCGGCACCCGCGATCCCGAGGCTGGGAAACGGCCCGAGGCCGAAGATGAGAACCGCGTTCACGACCGTATTCGTCGGCAGCGAACTGGTGCGGATGTACATCGGCGTTCGGGTGTCGCCGACGCCGGCCATCGCCCGCGACGCGACGATGTTCCAGAAGTGAAACGGCGTCGAGATCATCAGCAGTTTCAGGTAGATCGCACCGAGGGCGATCGCTTCCGGGTCGTCCGTCAGCACGTCGATCAGCGGCGCGGCCCAGACCCACCCGATCACGGCGAAGGGGATCGAAATGACGAGCGTGAGCCAAAGGGACTGTTTGAGCGCGAGATTCGCCCGCTCGGCATCACGAGCGCCCGTGAACCGCGAGACGATGCTGATCGTCCCGCTGGCCAGCGCGAGACCGATGCCCAGCGTGAGCAAACTGTACTGAAACCCGAACTGGAGGGCGGCGACGGCGACGGATCCGAGCGCGAGGCTCACCATGAAGAAATCGACGGTCCGGATGAGCGTGCGGAGGCCGCCGGAGACGATCACGGGGACCGCCAGATCGAAGATCTCCTCGCCCATCTCCCGGTCGACGACGCCGAGACGGGCTAACCAAGCCGGATATTTCGCGAGTGCTGATCGGACCCCGTTACGGAGACTATCCACGGGCGAAACTGTTAGCGCACGAGATTAAATAGCTTGGCGTCGCGCCGGAAACGACGTCACCGAGCCAACGTTTAAGCGGTACTCGGCGGTAGCTGAGGTATGGAATCTGTGACGTCTGCCGACGGTACAGCCATCGCGTATTCGCGCGGCGGTGGCGGGCCCGCGTTGATACTCGTCCACGGGACCGGGGTCGATCACCACGTTTGGGACGACGTCGTTCCCACGCTCTCGGAGTCCTTCGAGGTCTATGCGATCGACCGTAGGGGAAGGGGCGAAAGCGGAGACACAGAGGAGTACTCCATCGAACACGAGTTCGACGACATCGCGGCGCTCGCCGCGTCGATCGACGGTCCGGTGAACGTGGTCGCTCACTCGTACGGAGCGATCTGTGCGGTCGGGGCCGCACAGCGCGTGTCCGAGCTACGCCGACTCGTCCTGTATGAGCCTCCGCTCTGGCGGGGCGACGGGTCGCCGTCGCCGCCTCCGGAACAGCGCCGGATGCGGGAGCTGGTCGACCGAGGCGATTATCAGGGGGTCCTCGAAACGTACTGGGTCGATATGCGCGGCGAGCCCGACCGATTCCAACGACTCAAGTCGCGCTCGGACTATGACCGACGGGTTGACGTCGCCCACACCTTTCCCCGAGAGATGTCCGGCCGGCGAGAGTTCCGTCCTACCCCGGAGACGTATCCGGCCGTTGAGGTCCCGACCCTCCTCCTCACTGGCTCCGAAACCCACGACTCGATCAAGCGATCTGTTGCCGCGACCGCGGCGCTCTTTCCGGACGGCGAAACGGTGGAAATCGACGGATGCGGTCACGCGGCGATGAATACCGCACCCGAGAGATTCGTCTCGGAAGTCGTCGATTTTCTCGTCGACGGCTGACCCCCGGCGGCTGTAAACTGATCTATCATCCGCGTCCGTGCTCCTCCCCATCCTTTCGTAATCAGTCGCTTCGACCATTTGAGCGGGGGTTGCGCCGCTGTGGGCTGCTTCGTCTTTGCATCGTTTCACGGGCGCAGTAGTGGAATCGAGTGCCGAATAGATTTGAATGGGTCAAATAGATCGGTTGGTTACGGTAGTTCCCCCGACACCGCGACTCACTCCCGACACAGGGGTATCTATAATTACTATTCCTTATGTAGCGAGTGTGAGACACTCGAATCGTACCCCCGAATGACAGTTAATTTAACAAGAGTACATATGTTATTTTCACAGCCTCATACAGCTTATTTTGACAGTATGAAATACACCTGCCGTACTCGAGCGCGCCCGATCGCGATTTCACTTCGGCGTATTCCGTCGGGACTGAAGTTCATCGTCCCTCGTCGCTCTCCGAACGAGTTTTTCGGGTGCTCTCTCGCAGTTGTCGGTTCGATCGGCTGCGTCATACCCACTCGTTGGACGATGAGTGGACGTCGCACTACTCGTCCGGTCGCTCTCGGTCGACGATCAGGTCCCGCTTTCCAACAACCTTTGATAGTATAGAATAACCCGCTCGCCGAAACAACTTTGTCCCTTTCGGCGTCAGTTCGAACTGATTATGAGAGACGCTGTTATCGTCGATGCCGTCCGTACCCCGTTCGGTGAGCGCGGAGGCTCGTTCCGTGATCTGCATCCCCAAGACTTGGCTGCTCGACCGTTGACGGGATTGCAAGAACGGAACGGCTTCGACCCCGCGGTTGTCGACGACGTGATCTACGGCTGCGTCACGCCGGTCGACGAACAGGGGATGAACATCGGCCGGCTCGCGCCGCTCGTCGCCGGCTGGGGCGACAGTGTGCCCGGCGTTCAACTGAATCGCTTCTGCGGCTCCGGCCAGCAGTCCGTGAACTTCGCCGCCGGGATGGTGATGTCCGGGCAGCAGGACGTTGTGGTCGCCGGCGGAGTCGAACATATGAGCCGGGTGCGGATGGGATCAGACGGGTCCGACGAGGACCTCACCGACACCTACTTCGAGCACGTCGAAGAGAAGGTCACTCAGGGCGAGGCGGCAGAACGTATCGCCGAAACGTGGGACTTCACTCGCGAGGAGATGGACGAGTTGGCCGTCGATTCTCACCGCCGCTGGAAAGAGGCACAGGACGACGGACGGTACGACGATCAGATCGTCCCGGTCGAGGCCGAACTGGACGGTGAGACCGTCGTGGTCGACGAGGACGAACACCCTCGCCCCGGCAGCACCGTCGAGAACCTTGCCGACATCCCGCTGGCGTTTCGCGAGGAAGAAAACGGCGTCCACCACGCGGGCAATTCCTCGGGCATCGTCGACGGCGCGTCGGCGGTCTTGATCGCCAGCGAGGAGATCGCGGCGGCGCACGGTTGGGAACCGATGGCACGGATCGTCGAGACGCAAGCCGTCGGCAGCGACCCCGTATTGATGCTCACCGGGCCGATTCCAGCGACCGAGCAACTCCTCGACACCGTCGGGATGGACGTCGACGACGTCGACCTGTTCGAGGTCAACGAGGCCTTCGCGTCCGTCGCCGCCGCGTGGATGGAAGAGACGGGGGCTCCGTGGGAGAAGACGAACGTCAACGGGGGTGCAATCGCTCACGGCCACCCGCTCGGGGGGACCGGCAGCGCGCTCGTCGGAAAGCTCGCGCACGAGCTCCAGCGGACCGGAACCGACTACGCGCTCTCGACGATGTGCATCGGGTTCGGTCAGGGTATCGCGACGCTCTTAGAGCGGGTCTGAGCGCTCCGGCGACGGAAGAACGGACTCGACTAGATTCGCCCACCACGCGGTCCGAGTAGCCAGTGCCTACCCGGGGCCGCTTACGCCGTGCCATTTCTCAGACGTACTGCTCCGCCGTTTCGACGTTGCTAACGAGCGTCTCCAGAAACCGCGCGGCGTCGGCCCCGTCGACGATCCGATGGTCGAAACTCAGACTCAGCGTCATATGCGGGCGAAAGCGGACCTCACCGTCCGAACGGACGGCTCGATCGGTCGTTCGGCCGAGCCCGAGGATGCCGACCTCGGGCGGGTTGATGATCGGGTCGAACGAGTCAACGCCGAGCGGCCCGAGGTTCGAGAGGGTGAACGTCCCGTTACGGAAGAGGCTCATCGTGTAGTCGCCGGACTGTACGCGTTCGGTCAACCGCTTTCGCTCAGCGGCCACCTCGTAGAGCGATTTCGACGCGAGATCCGCGATGACCGGCGTGACCAGCCCGTCGTCGATCGTCACGGCGATACCCACGTTCCGCTCCTCGAAGAGCCGGTGCGTGTCGTCCTCGAACGTCGCGTTAAACGCCGGATGCGCTCCGAGGGCGTCCGAAAGTGCACAGAGCAGGACGTCCGTTATCGCCGGGTCGACGCCGTCGCATCCGGCCTCCGCGTTGCCGGCCGCGGCTACTACTGATTCGGCATCGACGGTTCG
This DNA window, taken from Halobellus sp. LT62, encodes the following:
- a CDS encoding 2-oxo acid dehydrogenase subunit E2; translation: MNENGPAERTVREERTLTPMRKTISRRLGDSYRQAVHVTVNRTVDAESVVAAAGNAEAGCDGVDPAITDVLLCALSDALGAHPAFNATFEDDTHRLFEERNVGIAVTIDDGLVTPVIADLASKSLYEVAAERKRLTERVQSGDYTMSLFRNGTFTLSNLGPLGVDSFDPIINPPEVGILGLGRTTDRAVRSDGEVRFRPHMTLSLSFDHRIVDGADAARFLETLVSNVETAEQYV
- a CDS encoding thiolase family protein codes for the protein MRDAVIVDAVRTPFGERGGSFRDLHPQDLAARPLTGLQERNGFDPAVVDDVIYGCVTPVDEQGMNIGRLAPLVAGWGDSVPGVQLNRFCGSGQQSVNFAAGMVMSGQQDVVVAGGVEHMSRVRMGSDGSDEDLTDTYFEHVEEKVTQGEAAERIAETWDFTREEMDELAVDSHRRWKEAQDDGRYDDQIVPVEAELDGETVVVDEDEHPRPGSTVENLADIPLAFREEENGVHHAGNSSGIVDGASAVLIASEEIAAAHGWEPMARIVETQAVGSDPVLMLTGPIPATEQLLDTVGMDVDDVDLFEVNEAFASVAAAWMEETGAPWEKTNVNGGAIAHGHPLGGTGSALVGKLAHELQRTGTDYALSTMCIGFGQGIATLLERV
- a CDS encoding MATE family efflux transporter — its product is MDSLRNGVRSALAKYPAWLARLGVVDREMGEEIFDLAVPVIVSGGLRTLIRTVDFFMVSLALGSVAVAALQFGFQYSLLTLGIGLALASGTISIVSRFTGARDAERANLALKQSLWLTLVISIPFAVIGWVWAAPLIDVLTDDPEAIALGAIYLKLLMISTPFHFWNIVASRAMAGVGDTRTPMYIRTSSLPTNTVVNAVLIFGLGPFPSLGIAGAAIGTAVANALQAVIFTAAFLSGRFGIELNLSGPHVDLAIVREIVRVSLPLSGTKVAGIAARFPFLFVLGALGTNVVAAYAIGRRIVTLARMPAFGYATASSTLVGQALGNDDEDTAEKYGWQTFRISLATGIILGTLVVIGARQLALLFGADDIGLTVTFIYVFSAAIVGFSISRTFQGALRGAGDTKVPFYATLVGNYVIRLPISVLALSAGVTFTAFGYTVAPGLGIGLTAVFISIWADIYVRAAINWTRYRSNRWKAIGRAGVARARAGAD
- a CDS encoding alpha/beta fold hydrolase — protein: MESVTSADGTAIAYSRGGGGPALILVHGTGVDHHVWDDVVPTLSESFEVYAIDRRGRGESGDTEEYSIEHEFDDIAALAASIDGPVNVVAHSYGAICAVGAAQRVSELRRLVLYEPPLWRGDGSPSPPPEQRRMRELVDRGDYQGVLETYWVDMRGEPDRFQRLKSRSDYDRRVDVAHTFPREMSGRREFRPTPETYPAVEVPTLLLTGSETHDSIKRSVAATAALFPDGETVEIDGCGHAAMNTAPERFVSEVVDFLVDG